A part of Bombus affinis isolate iyBomAffi1 chromosome 12, iyBomAffi1.2, whole genome shotgun sequence genomic DNA contains:
- the LOC126922749 gene encoding uncharacterized protein LOC126922749 has protein sequence MGVRVRSINDSLRLTSSTKGEVSWSTTEEPFTPEEEDAIVTLVVIVIGIIVAIVVLFSMGIFIDCKHQKKNVLKKKKLKLKMPPLSRTRKSQKEDAKSLAADMCPSGASDADLRTRDAIV, from the exons ATGGGGGTACGCGTCAGGAGTATCAATGACAGTCTCAGGCTCACGTCCTCGACAAAAg GAGAAGTGTCGTGGTCAACGACAGAGGAGCCTTTTACTCCCGAGGAAGAGGACGCGATAGTAACGCTAGTGGTAATCGTGATCGGTATCATAGTAGCTATAGTGGTACTGTTTTCAATGGGAATTTTCATCGATTGCAAACACCA GAAGAAGAAcgttttaaagaaaaagaaactgaAATTGAAGATGCCACCGTTATCTCGAACGAGGAAGAGCCAAAAGGAGGACGCGAAATCCTTAGCAGCGGATATGTGCCCAAGCGGTGCCAGTGACGCTGATTTAAGAACGCGCGATGCCATAGTCTGA